The Etheostoma spectabile isolate EspeVRDwgs_2016 chromosome 4, UIUC_Espe_1.0, whole genome shotgun sequence sequence GTTACCAGAGAATTGCGATTTGTGAGTCAATTTAAAGACTCAGGTTAAAGATCTGAGTGAATAGGTTTACTGCATAGTGCCCCTTTAAAGGAAGTTAATGCGTTCAAGAAAACATTCAGTATTTTTTGGTGAGAAATACTAAATGTAAACTTTTGTTAGTTCACAAGGCAACTCCGtgtgtttaaaaatgtgacCTATGATTTGCGTGAAattaatatattcatatatgcgtaaaataacattttgagaCAGTAAAAATGTGACTGTGACTCAATCTCATATCTCAAAATATGTAATACATAGCCTACTTTGTGTTAAAGTAGTAAAAGTGATTGATATGAACATGAAAATCTTAGACCAATAGATGATATATTCACCAGCTGTTGAAGCAGTGCCACAGATTCTGAGACATGTGATCTGGATTGTTTGACGTTTTTTCCATGTTCATAAAGCTTTGTGACGACCTCTAGTGGTTAGACAAGAGCACTAAGCATTCCTGAGCTGGGAAGTGCtggcagctgtttttttctacttACACTGACGGATGCACAGCAGTATTGGATCTGGAAATTTTCACTTCTTTATTTACATTGCtattatgtatattatttcCATGACCAAAGGATATTCCTGTTCTCCATTGGACTTCCCATGCTTATGATTCTATTCACTGAATTGCATTTTCAGCAGCTATTAAAAGTTAAACCGGCCAGGTAAGTGAGCAGGTACGGTAGGTGATTCCGATCAGGACTTGTCTGACAGGAGTGATGTCACTGCCCGGTGAGAGTGCTCCTCAAGGGGATATGTCTTACAATGTGCTAAAGGAGGTTTTAGTTCCAGTAAATAGCTGAACGTCTATACAACACCTGAGAGCAGACATGGTGATCGATCAGGgagaacataaaaacaaattgataaTGGTGCAAAACATGCCCATCTTTCACCCTGAAAGAATAGagcaacacattttaaaagatcATTAGCCCAATAATGAAATGAGTACGATATAACGAGTAACACACAGATGAATATATTATTCACTGCAGCGGTCCGGGTTCGAatcctttgctgcgtgtcattccccatctctctccccctttcctgtctatccaccgtcactaataaagggaaaagcccaaagaaataatctttaaaaaaagaatttaacaaATGacttattaaataattgcatcACTGACAGTGAAAGTTTCTCATTACATCCGGGAGGAGGAAATCTTTAATCATTAGTTTGTTTCCTTTCATCCAATCTGGTATTGAGACATCAGTTCCTTTATTTGCAACATACTTCCTCCTCCTGTAAACCAATTTGTGTGCGCGTacgtgcacgtgtgtgtgtgtgtgtgtgtgtgtgtctgtgcaagCTGTGCAATGGTGAAATCCCCCTAATTCCACTATAAGAGGAGACAGCATGGAGACACAGAAGCACATCTCTCCCAGGACTCTTCCTCTGAGTAACACACACAGGTGAGTCTAAACACAGGtgtgagtgtggtctagacctactctgtctaaaaagtgtcctgagatCAATTCTGTTAGGATttgacacaataaataaattgaattgaaatgttgCTTGCACATGGTGTTGTGTGATAGTACGCTACAAGAAAAGAAAGGATCAGAGATTATATGCAAATACCATGTCACTTTTGAAGGAGATTATATGCTTTTAATGCTATACTGTTAAATATTAGTttatcaacagaaaaaaaacagttctatGCATTGATTAAGTCATTTAATAAGCAAATCCTTGAGCATTTGCTGGATGCAACTTCTGAATTTTGTTCTCtatttaacaaacaaaatgtttctGTTAGCTCTTCCATCCGACAACCACagcgatgatgatgatgaagatgctGCTTGGCTGCTCTCTCTGCCTTCTCCTCCTGATCAGCTGTCTGAGTGAACATGTGGAGAGCAGGACCCTGAACCTTGACAGCTGCTCTGTCAATGTTCACACCCACGAACTGCGCAAATATTACACTGACATACGATCAAAAGTGGTGAGTTTattgcacacacactcttcaaACCACTGACTCAAATTAAATAATAGAAATCAACAAATGCAGCATCCACCATAACATGCAGGCCCAATCACTTTACCACACAATCATATCAGAAACTGTTCACAGCAAACACCTATCAGCAAAGAGATTCTCACTTGTTCTCTGTGGACTTTGCGTTACAGATAGAAGGAGACAGTGAGATCGGAGTGAAACTTCTGGACAAATCTCTGATGAAGCATGTTCAGGTGAGTCTTTTACCATGTAGAGCTGGAATTCTTTCTATCCTAATTTCCTGTTCCGATTCTGAATATTTCTCTGTTCTAAATGATAAAGGCTTTGTAAACAATGTGTGAGTATGTAACATGAATGTGTGAGAGCTGCTGTAATCTGACCTTCATGTGTCTCTATCAGGATGGTCAAAAGTGCTGTTTCCTACGTCTTGTGCTGCGTTTCTACGTAGAGAGAGTGTTCAGCAACTACGCCTCTTCTCAGCCGCAGCAGCAACGCTGCTCCAGCGCTCTGGCCAACGCTTTTGTCAGCCTCAGAAGAGATATACATAAATGTGTAAGTTACCTGTTCAAAAACTAAGGTGTTAAATCTTTAGTTATAAACACCAATAATGTGTATTAATAATTGTGCTTTGTTCTGAGCAGCACTGCCACTGTGTAGAGGACACACAGAGAACAGTCGACTCCCTGCATGCCGAGTTTATTAAGGTATGTAGATGAGGGGGCAAattaattcacttttttaaatgatatttcAATTGGTTTTCAGTAGCGTTATGGGATACAGGTGTGGTCCAATTCAAACATATTCTATTTTGAAGAGTTTAGATTATTTACTTAGATTACTTACTGCCAAtagattatttaaaatacattaggtATTACTTACTAATATCTTAACCCTTACATTGTGTCAGggtgaaatttgacccattttctgaTAAGTAAAAGgtaccatttattttttattggatCAATGCTTCATGATATCTCCAGAAATAGCTATTCTAACAAAACCAAATATGTGACAGTTTTAgtaaatactttaaaaagtctttaaatgttattatatatataattgaacGAGTGGTCTATTTTAAGTTGAAAGGTCCATTGGGCCAAagaaattaaaagtttaaaacagaCTTTGGATTCAAATCAATACATAATAAGTTAGCTTTGAAGATAAAAACTTTATTGGATCATAATAATgggtttattttgtattttcggCCGAGGTTAATCACGAGTCAGTCTTGTCCCGTTAACACAGAAATTACAATTATGAGGGTTAAAGGAATAAAGATGGGATTTGCAAAATAATGTCATCAATACGAATATGTAGTTCTGTATGTTACCCAAAATCTGACACAGTGCACTCCTAAAAACTCAAAGAGGTTAAAATAATGTGGTTTCTTATCAAAAGATTTTTtaggtatttatttaaatatctaATATTTTTGGCTTAATATCCTGACTGTCCAAACCCAACTCTTATTTGTTTCTATACAGAAATGCCCATCATTAAATCCACTGTTCTCTCTgtcctttttccatttctttccaTTGAGCAGTTAGAAATAAACCAGGCGGCACAGAAGGCCATGGGAGAACTGGACACTGTGCTGGAGTGGCTGGAGGGACTCAgccagaaaacacacacttgaTCAGTCAGAAGTGCCTGCAGTCTCCAAGCTAACGTCAGATATGGAACTTCTGATGTGACATTACTTGTACttgaattaatttaataattatttcATCCACTAACATGTGgacatttttttatacaatatttatgaaatattatatatattatatatattgacATAAGTGTATATGCATTCATAGTTATCATTAAGTATGTGTGCTTCTACTGTACGGTTAGCAGACACTGTAACAATGGTTTAATTTaaacttcaataaaaaaatactcttaCTCACTGACTTTGAGTGTTTCCTTTCAACACAAAGACTTCTGTCTGCTCTTCTCTGTAAAATTACATAAGCATTATAAGCATTAAAAGTATCAAAGGTCAAATTACTCATTCTGTAGAAGAAATGGCTCCTGTGACTGGTATTTTATTATACGAGGCGGCTACGAGATggcatgctgctgctgctagctcaccatgtttttgttgcccTTAACTCTGCTTCTGAGACTGCACAATCCAGAGGACCAAGGACCTTCGCCTATTAAGCCGACTGTAGCCTATTTAATTTGGTAATGGCAAAGAGAGAGGTGTGAGGGCTTTGTTTGTCTCAAAACCTTTGCTTATCATAATCAAATAATAGTTAGTAGCCCATGTGGTTACATCAGTTTTCCATCCTCTTACAGAGAAATTACTTTCCTACAAAAAATCTTTGACATCAAAAACTCATGTAAGTGTCAGGGACCTTGAAACTGTGTTCAAGCCCACCACATCTTATTGAATAATGTAAAATTACAGGGGGAAAATTTCATAGTTTGGCTCAACTACACCGTGCGCCTGCCTCGACATTATGCTTGTACCAGTCTGTATCCTCGATGTTCCACTTGCGTGATTGCGCCAAAgccgcaggaaattccaccggatttTACTCTtgtcggccggatgtccgttaccttaaaactttaaacagtaataaaaccgaggttctcctcattggTACTGAATCCACACTATCCAAAGCCCTAACAGGAAACTCCagcaaaaatatacaaaaaattgTAAATTTGTTACATAACAATTGAATGTGCTTCAAAGCAGACGTGTTGTATTAATTAATATGCACAACTCACTATGGAGAGCAGACACAGAGAACGATCAAGGTGTGTAGTTCATTGAACAACCACTCACAAACATTCTCACAGTTGATTGCAAAGTGTGCTAAGTAAACCCCAGAAGCAATTTAATTTCACTTCTGTAAAGATAATTTAGTAGTTGATTTTAAGACAAGTTAGACATTTCATGTCTAAATCACAAAATATCTGGTGTAAAATATCACTTAATATTATCTCAAATAACCTGAACAAACAGCCAATCAGGATTTCATTTGGGGTTCACAGTGACCTACAATTTATTCTCGTAGACTGTATGACTTTTTAGTTGGTTTTAATCTATCTTCcaagaaattaattaattaatacttTGAGAAAAAGCTGTATTTTTGTCAATTAATATGTTACACATTTCAGTGTATTTTGTAAGgatttcaaaatgtaatcacaTTCTAAAATGACTTTACTCCTGGCTGAAATACTACAGTACTGCGTTGTGGAGATGGGCAGGTTTTGCATTCAGCGGCAGGGGAGAGGTCAAATCGTTAAGCAACTGAACTGTTTGCTAGAGAAGCCGGGCAACCTGAGGTGTTCGGTTGAAAAGTTATTTGAATTTAAGTGTGTAACAAAAATAATTCAGAAATGCTGTTGTCGGGGAATAGACTGCTGTGGCTGTGTGAGAGGAAACTGCATGTATGTATCATAAACACGTCATCAGACAGAAACTCAGCAATGCCAAAGTGTCTGTATAATGAATACAACAATACTTATAAACATGACTGTGTAATTatctttgttgtatgcatcatgTAGCttattgatttaatatttatatgtttttatttttcatttattaacgATATAACGAGTAACACAGATAAATtattcacaaaacaaaacacatacagtgtATACGTATAAACGCCTCAACAAGACTGTTCGATCCCACAGTcattacaccacacacacgcacgcacacacgcacacacacgcgcacacacgacaacacacgcaccacacaccacacgcacaccacgcacacacacacacgcacacacacacaccacgcaccaccacacgcacacacacaccaccacacaccacacacaccacacacacacacacacacacacacacacacacacacacacacacacacacacacacacacacacacacacacacacacaaaaacaaaataccagCAAAAAAACCCTAAAGGTCTTGTAGAGGAACGAGTGACTCGAGACGAGAGACTTAAAACTCAACTAAGGATGTAAAAAACCCATTGTcttgaaaattgtttttttttaaaacatatcttGGGCCTTGATTTAAAACTTCGCAGCAACGGTCAAAACTCTGAAAAagttatatcttttttttacaaaaaacccCCGTTCAAAAGCTTTTTACTCCCCTCTAGGGGGCGATCAGTGAAAATCAGTGTTTTATCCCTCGGGTGAACAGAGACAACCAGCATCGTCGTTGATAGCAACGCACAGCACATGATGATTTTTACCACGGTTATATCCCTTTTCacttcttctcccccccccatctttttgtttgacatttgaGTATTGGTAGCCCCAAAAACcccattaattaaaaaaaaaagggtcaagAAACCCCGTGATTCAtcattaaaattgaattaaactgtttttttttttttttaatttgattcagCACTCGTTTTGCACACCAGGGGAAAAATTGGCCATCACAAAGACCCGCTTAATAAGGGGGGTTTAACCCCCTCACATACATTGCGAATGGCCTACGCGCAGTGCTTACGCACTTCCCCCTAACGCGCAAAAAATTATATGGAGAATCAGTTTTCTTTTGGAAGCCACACTGGATTATCAATCCGGTTTGAACCGGGGAAAAACGCTTGTCTCTTTAATTTACTTGTTGAAAATGTCCAGGTAAAACTCTTGATTGGGAATTTTGAAGTTTCATCTCCCAAAAAAACCTTGTCGAAAGAAGCAGGGGCTTCTTTGTTTCGGTTACGAAATACCCCCGTTGCTTGCTCGGGCTCTGTGGAATGAAAAAGGTTTCGGAGGAAGTTACtttttttagattacattaCTAAAATGggcacattttaataattttttcaaatgtgCCCTTTATTACCACAGTTTACATTGAAAGATTACCACGCACACGTTTTTCGATCCCAGGGGAAGTAGGGGGCTGCCCCCAACATCACATTCACCATGCGGGGGAAAGGGGGAAATTCAATGATAAAGAATTTTCCCTGAATCCAGAGGGGTCTCTGTAGATCATAGATACGATTTCAAGTATTTTCTGTTCTGCACAATCCTTAATAATGGGCCTCTGCCCACCCACATATTAGCTGTCAAACAACACCCATTAATGAATGTGAATTAGTGAGTGGTTGGACAGGACGCTGTCACCTCATTAATATTTCTCATAGTAACTTCTTTCTTTGTAGGCGTATTGAGACAACTCTAaaacaccagcacacacacttaCTACTATTATTTACGTCCGTATTTCAACAACCACTTGAcataaacaataacagaaagAGACCTCTGAAGGATTCaatgctaccccccccccccccacacacacacacacacacacacacaaacacacaaacacacatccgcAGTCAGACGACAGGTGTGAAACTGAAAGAGAAATGTGGTGAATCTATTTGTAAAGACAGATAGATTTCCTCTAAAGGCGCAAATAGACTTTGCAGACACTCAATATGcaaacacaaataaagaaaatgtggtGCATATAAAAGGAggaaaaaggtaaaagcatAATCAACTAAGCTGAATCAACTGGATGATATCAGCAGTCAGGTTTCAGGTAATGTGCCGCAGTATTGCTGACTGCAGATCCTGAGCACCGGTTAGTGACAACATCCGAAACTGACAACACTAGAGAGAACAAAGAGTCACAGTGACACAGTGATCATCTCCAGAGCAGACAGCGCCCTGCTGACTGTTACTTAGTGATTGACAAAGTGATACATGAAAGATAAGATTTAACTGATTCAGCTTTGGTCCAATGCCGAGGAGACAGAGTACACAGGACATAGAGCTGACTGAAGGAAACAGTATGATCAGAATAAGCGGTCCAAGAAATATCACTAGCTTCTTACTGTACCTCTGGTTTGAGTGAACATTATTTTGCAAATATGAAGCCTCCAAAGGGTTAACACATTTTCTAACTCACAGGATTATGATCTAAAAATGTGATCAAATTAGTTTCAATATTACCCCATTAAAAAATTATGCACAGAGAGAGCAAAATCACACACTCACTTGACTCATAGTCTTTAATTCCTATAGTTTGCAAAGCAGTGGTGCCATTCAATGAATCTCACTCATGTATttgtcagtttatttttttttcaccttggtgatgataataaaacaagaaagaaatgcaaatagaGCTTGAGAGACATAGCTAAATCATTGCTTTTTTGGTGCTAAAGACTTCTGAAATCAGGAAAGCAACGTGTGACTGATGAATATTTCATGATAGACTGGATTGGTAATACTTCACATATTGCTATGCATATCatcattaaatatatatactttCGTGACACCCCAATTCTGTGAACAGATGTCTAAAGATCTTGATGATCGTGTGTGACAGTGGTTTTATCAGCAGTTGCTCTGATCACATCTGGTATTTGGGTTGGATTATAAGTTATTTGCATGAAAGAAGAGCTCTGACTAAGTTACTTTATGAACAAAAACTATATAACTTAATGGCAGATTCAAAATCTCCCTCACTTACACAAACAATCCCAGCAGAAACTGGCAGAAGCATCTCAAATGCAGTTGCAACCACACAGTCATGAAATCACACAGCTAAATGCGCattcagtcacacacactctatcacacacacacacacacacacacacacacacacacacacaca is a genomic window containing:
- the il19l gene encoding interleukin 19 like gives rise to the protein MMMMKMLLGCSLCLLLLISCLSEHVESRTLNLDSCSVNVHTHELRKYYTDIRSKVIEGDSEIGVKLLDKSLMKHVQDGQKCCFLRLVLRFYVERVFSNYASSQPQQQRCSSALANAFVSLRRDIHKCHCHCVEDTQRTVDSLHAEFIKLEINQAAQKAMGELDTVLEWLEGLSQKTHT